In Alphaproteobacteria bacterium, a single window of DNA contains:
- the fumC gene encoding class II fumarate hydratase: MGTETDSFGPVEVPANKYWGAHTQVSLLNFKIGGEVMPTPLIRALGVLKAAAAKVNMQLGLMDESVGNAVVKAATEVMENTLDDHFPLVVWQTGSGTQTNMNANEVIANRAIEILGGEMGSKSPVHPNDHVNMGQSSNDTFPTAMHIAAVEEIHHRLLPAMKKLRDALEAKQNEFSDIIKIGRTHLQDATPLTLGQEFSGYVFQLDANIAGLQNDQALQLLLMLAQGGTAVGTGLNAHKDFAEAFAKEVANITGLPFITAPNKFAALAAHDGVVTVHGILNTTACSLMKIANDIRLLGSGPRCGLGELQLPENEPGSSIMPGKVNPTQCEAMTMVCAQVMGNQTTVSVAGSNGHFELNVFKPVMIYNLLQSIRLIADACDSFRENCVEGIVANRERITQLRDESLMLVTALNPHIGYDKSAEIAKKAHKEQTTLKAAALALGYLTDEQFNAWVRPENMIGPKG; this comes from the coding sequence ATAGGTACTGAAACCGATTCTTTTGGCCCGGTTGAGGTTCCTGCCAATAAATATTGGGGGGCGCATACTCAAGTTTCGCTGCTCAATTTTAAAATTGGTGGCGAGGTAATGCCTACCCCGCTTATTCGTGCGTTGGGCGTACTAAAAGCTGCGGCAGCAAAAGTGAACATGCAATTGGGACTGATGGATGAAAGCGTAGGTAACGCTGTGGTCAAAGCCGCTACTGAAGTGATGGAAAACACACTGGACGACCATTTTCCGCTAGTGGTGTGGCAAACCGGATCAGGCACACAAACCAACATGAATGCGAACGAGGTGATTGCAAACCGCGCAATTGAAATTTTAGGCGGTGAAATGGGAAGCAAATCTCCCGTACATCCCAATGACCATGTTAATATGGGGCAGTCTTCTAACGACACGTTTCCTACGGCGATGCATATTGCAGCGGTGGAGGAAATCCATCACCGCTTGTTACCCGCCATGAAGAAGCTGCGCGATGCGCTTGAAGCCAAGCAAAATGAATTTAGCGATATCATTAAAATTGGGCGTACACATTTGCAAGATGCAACTCCGCTTACATTGGGGCAGGAATTTTCGGGATATGTGTTCCAGCTGGACGCGAACATCGCAGGGCTGCAAAACGATCAGGCATTGCAATTGCTACTGATGCTAGCACAAGGCGGTACAGCGGTGGGAACGGGATTGAATGCGCATAAAGATTTTGCAGAGGCATTTGCCAAGGAAGTGGCTAACATTACAGGTTTACCATTTATAACAGCGCCAAATAAATTCGCGGCACTTGCGGCTCATGATGGCGTGGTTACGGTGCATGGCATACTCAATACCACCGCATGTAGCCTGATGAAAATTGCTAACGATATTCGCCTGTTGGGCAGTGGCCCGCGCTGTGGGTTGGGTGAGTTGCAATTGCCCGAGAATGAGCCAGGCTCTTCGATCATGCCCGGCAAAGTAAACCCCACACAATGCGAGGCGATGACCATGGTGTGCGCACAAGTAATGGGGAACCAAACAACCGTAAGCGTGGCAGGATCTAACGGCCATTTCGAGTTGAATGTATTTAAACCTGTAATGATTTATAATTTGCTGCAATCTATTCGTTTGATTGCTGATGCCTGTGACAGTTTCCGCGAAAACTGTGTGGAAGGTATCGTTGCTAACCGCGAACGCATTACGCAATTGCGAGATGAATCGCTGATGCTGGTAACCGCGCTTAATCCGCATATTGGCTATGACAAATCAGCAGAAATCGCTAAAAAAGCCCACAAAGAACAAACTACACTCAAAGCGGCGGCGCTGGCTTTGGGGTATTTAACCGATGAGCAGTTTAATGCATGGGTGCGGCCAGAAAATATGATTGGCCCTAAAGGATGA
- a CDS encoding GNAT family N-acetyltransferase — translation MQLTCEVVAYNSDSYRQMVALRNAVLRIPLGKTLTAEEIERDAQLVHLAAFDNAKQVVATALLQNVADSQEAIQVRQVAVAPSLQKTGVGAALMAFAEAEARKQSYHTMILHARDVAVPFYMRIGYHTVGDYFEETGIPHIHMEKSLTPQV, via the coding sequence GTGCAACTAACTTGTGAAGTCGTGGCATATAATAGCGATAGCTATCGTCAGATGGTGGCGCTACGCAACGCTGTTCTGCGTATTCCTTTGGGTAAAACTCTTACTGCCGAGGAGATAGAGCGCGATGCGCAGTTAGTGCATCTGGCAGCGTTTGATAATGCAAAGCAAGTGGTTGCCACCGCATTACTGCAAAATGTGGCAGATTCGCAGGAAGCGATTCAGGTGCGGCAGGTGGCCGTTGCGCCTTCGTTACAAAAAACGGGAGTAGGGGCGGCATTGATGGCATTTGCCGAAGCAGAGGCGCGTAAACAAAGTTATCACACCATGATTTTACATGCCCGCGATGTGGCGGTGCCGTTTTATATGCGCATTGGCTATCACACCGTTGGGGATTATTTTGAAGAAACGGGCATTCCTCATATTCACATGGAAAAATCGCTTACGCCTCAGGTTTAA